From Drosophila suzukii chromosome 2R, CBGP_Dsuzu_IsoJpt1.0, whole genome shotgun sequence, a single genomic window includes:
- the Ih gene encoding uncharacterized protein Ih isoform X5, with protein sequence MHVKHTQRRVSGPGAFGTFTNDQRASRDNLCPDSQHQQQQHSHSHQHLVRQSLVSLSNGQPADSVSLLRAGDEQQQHLQQQQQQQQQQQHLQQQHLQQQQRQRSSSSRLSTSGISKQNSGDSRSGLRILDSSHSPVSCGTQSVSSTGGQSALYDACHEYSRSLSAAAAEGAGSLLKSHYSDQQLASQPDPDPDPDPERDRDRDRDRDRDRDRERRHLTNLNLNLNSEYDYSGSDKQQLVNETYIFKCIANSPSFLRTNKIKEQSKKLRNLSLKTRTAKKKGQIISKSNAVSDNSLHPGDKYLNLYLVEKKHSLQPQVASSSSSSPHPQASSAPASSSSTCTRAQQLPALSAVAARQQQLLLNGSLKGKGQGQGQSQGQGQGRQTLPGHRGSVRSEGGSHTIPATGKSPPVPHSLAAKISSSASGSKNCNLLSASSNSCHKLHAHAQGSGAGAGAGSGPGHSHYAAAVSPKSSVSSNGHLNKYCLTDLTRRKAEFNRQLSAPTDYTHHSSSNGSQQEGSSEANEGHEQVGESTITVASAGVAYPHPYSYPYHHASSSATAPANLKASLQLHSFGGHHPCPYPARPTSTSCTNSFNRRHIRRHKGKLGDRLLSGDSEESVRCSYCSVLNVNENDLRISFENTCTDSLVTAFDDEALLICDQGTEMARTKVHFDDVSLYGTPKEEPMPNIPIVSEKVSANFLKSQLQSWFQPTDNRLAMKLFGSRKALVKERIRQKTSGHWVIHPCSSFRFYWDLCMLLLLVANLIILPVAISFFNDDLSTRWIAFNCLRIMQQDNAEQVILDPKLIAKHYLRTWFFLDLISSIPLDYIFLIFNQIMKLQDFSDSFQILHAGRALRILRLAKLLSLVRLLRLSRLVRYVSQWEEVYILQNLQKKSADRRGRMNRKDKDGLTKSNLILKFLNMASVFMRIFNLICMMLLIGHWSGCLQFLVPMLQGFPSNSWVSINELQESYWLEQYSWALFKAMSHMLCIGYGRFPPQSLTDMWLTMLSMISGATCYALFLGHATNLIQSLDSSRRQYREKVKQVEEYMAYRKLPRDMRQRITEYFEHRYQGKFFDEELILGELSEKLREDVINYNCRSLVASVPFFANADSNFVSDVVTKLKYEVFQPGDIIIKEGTIGTKMYFIQEGVVDIVMANGEVATSLSDGSYFGEICLLTNARRVASVRAETYCNLFSLSVDHFNCVLDQYPLMRKTMETVAAERLNKIGKNPNIMHQKDEQLSNPESNTITAVVNALAAEADDCKDDDMDLKENLLHGSESSIAEPVQTIREGLPRPRSGEFRALFEGNTP encoded by the exons ATGCACGTTAAACACACTCAGCGCCGAGTCAGCGGTCCTGGAGCCTTCGGAACCTTTACCAACGATCAACG TGCCAGCCGCGACAACTTGTGCCCGGACAgccagcatcagcagcagcagcactcGCACTCGCACCAGCACTTGGTGCGCCAGTCTCTGGTGAGTCTCAGCAACGGCCAGCCGGCGGACAGCGTATCGCTGCTGCGGGCGGGCGatgagcagcagcaacacctccagcagcagcagcaacagcagcagcagcagcaacatctgcaacagcaacacctgcagcaacagcaaaggcagcgcagcagcagcagtcggCTTTCCACGAGTGGCATCTCCAAGCAGAATTCCGGGGACAGCAGGAGTGGCCTGCGGATCCTCGACAGCAGCCACAGTCCCGTCAGCTGCGGCACCCAGAGCGTGAGCAGCACTGGTGGCCAGTCGGCGCTCTACGATGCCTGCCACGAGTACTCGCGCAGCTTGAGTGCAGCGGCTGCAGAAGGAGCCGGCTCGCTGCTCAAGAGCCACTACAGTGACCAGCAGTTGGCCAGCCAGCCGGATCCAGACCCAGATCCAGATCCGGAAAGGGATAGGGATAGGGATCGGGATAGGGACAGAGATAGAGACAGGGAACGTCGCCACCTGACCAACCTTAATCTCAATCTGAACAGCGAGTACGACTACAGCGGGAGTGACAAGCAGCAACTGGTCAACGAGACATACATCTTCAAGTGCATCGCCAACAGTCCCTCGTTCCTGCGCACCAATAAGATCAAGGAGCAGTCCAAGAAGCTGCGCAATCTCTCCCTGAAAACGCGCACCGCCAAGAAGAAGGGTCAGATCATCTCGAAGTCGAACGCGGTGTCGGATAATTCGCTGCATCCGGGTGACAAGTATCTGAACTTGTATCTGGTGGAGAAGAAACATTCGCTGCAGCCACAGGTGGCCTCCAGTTCGAGTTCCAGCCCGCATCCGCAGGCCTCCTCGGCGCCGGCCAGCTCGTCATCCACCTGCACGAGGGCCCAGCAGTTGCCCGCCTTGTCAGCGGTTGCTGCCCGCCAGCAACAGTTGCTGCTGAACGGATCGCTCAAGGGCAAGGGTCAGGGGCAGGGGCAGAGTCAGGGGCAGGGTCAGGGCCGGCAAACGCTGCCCGGTCATCGGGGATCGGTGAGGAGCGAGGGCGGCAGCCACACCATTCCGGCGACGGGCAAGAGTCCGCCGGTGCCGCACTCGCTGGCGGCCAAGATCAGCAGCTCGGCCAGCGGCAGCAAGAACTGCAATTTGCTCAGCGCCAGCAGCAACTCATGCCACAAGCTGCACGCCCACGCCCAAGGATCGGGAGctggagcaggagcaggatcAGGACCTGGCCACAGTCATTACGCGGCGGCCGTGTCGCCGAAGAGTTCGGTGAGCAGCAACGGACACCTGAACAAGTACTGCCTCACGGACCTCACGCGCCGCAAGGCCGAGTTCAATCGCCAGCTGAGCGCCCCCACGGACTACACGCACCACTCCTCCAGCAACGGGTCGCAGCAGGAGGGCTCCTCGGAGGCCAACGAGGGCCACGAGCAAGTCGGGGAGTCGACCATCACCGTAGCCAGCGCCGGAGTCGCGTATCCGCATCCCTACTCGTACCCCTATCACCAcgcctcctcctcggccacAGCGCCCGCCAATCTCAAGGCGTCGCTGCAGCTGCACAGCTTCGGGGGCCACCACCCGTGTCCTTATCCGGCAAGGCCCACGTCCACGTCGTGCACCAACAGCTTCAACCGGCGCCACATCCGCCGGCACAAGGGCAAGCTCGGCGATCG ACTGCTGAGCGGGGATAGTGAGGAATCGGTACGCTGCTCCTACTGCTCGGTGCTGAATGTGAACGAGAACGACCTGCGAATTTCGTTCGAAAACACCTGCACCGACTCGCTGGTCACCGCTTTCGATGATGAGGCCCTGCTAATATGCGACCAAGGAACCGAAATGGCAAGGACAAAG GTACACTTTGATGACGTGTCGTTGTACGGCACTCCGAAAGAGGAGCCCATGCCCAACATACCGATCGTGTCGGAAAAAGTCTCTGCGAATTTCCTAAAAAGTCAATTGCAATCATGGTTCCAGCCGACGGACAACCGACTGGCCATGAAACTGTTTGGCAGCCGAAAGGCACTGGTCAAGGAGCGCATACGTCAGAAAACTTCCGGGCATTGGGTCATACACCCGTGCAGTTCATTCAG GTTTTACTGGGACCTTTGCATGCTTTTATTATTAGTAGCAAATCTTATTATCCTGCCAGTCGCAATATCATTCTTCAACGATGATCTGAGCACACGATGGATTGCCTTCAACTGCCTAA GAATTATGCAACAAGACAACGCTGAACAAGTAATATTGGATCCAAAGCTTATAGCTAAACACTATTTAAGAACTTGGTTTTTTCTCGATTTGATTTCGTCGATACCGCTagattatatatttttaattttcaatcaA attATGAAATTGCAGGATTTCTCTGATTCTTTTCAAATATTGCATGCCGGACGAGCCCTGCGCATCCTGCGCCTGGCCAAGCTGCTCTCCCTGGTGCGACTGCTCCGTCTTTCCCGCCTCGTGCGCTACGTTTCCCAATGGGAGGAGGTCTAT ATTCTGCAGAATCTACAGAAAAAAAGTGCTGATCGCAGAGGGAGAATGAACAGAAAAGACAAAGATGGCTTGACAAAAAGCAACCTAATTCTCAAG TTCCTCAATATGGCCTCGGTCTTCATGAGGATCttcaatttaatttgcatgATGCTCCTGATCGGCCATTGGAGCGGTTGCTTGCAGTTCTTAGTGCCAATGTTGCAGGGTTTTCCATCCAACTCCTGGGTCTCCATCAACGAGTTGCAG GAATCGTACTGGCTGGAGCAGTATTCGTGGGCATTGTTTAAAGCCATGTCGCACATGCTTTGCATAGGCTACGGCAG ATTCCCACCACAATCACTGACAGACATGTGGCTCACGATGCTGTCGATGATATCCGGGGCCACCTGTTACGCATTGTTCCTCGGTCATGCGACCAATCTCATCCAGAGTTTGGACTCAAGCCGGCGCCAGTATCGCGAGAAGGTCAAACAGGTGGAGGAGTATATGGCCTATCGCAAGCTACCACGCGACATGCGACAGCGCATCACGGAATACTTCGAGCATCGGTACCAGGGTAAATTCTTCGATGAAGAGTTGATACTTGGCGAGTTGAGCGAGAAATTGCGCGAGGATGTCATCAACTACAACTGCAG ATCCCTCGTGGCGTCAGTGCCTTTTTTTGCTAATGCCGATTCGAATTTCGTTTCCGACGTAGTTACCAAACTGAAATACGAAGTTTTCCAACCAG GTGATATTATCATAAAGGAGGGTACGATCGGTACTAAGATGTACTTCATACAGGAGGGCGTGGTGGACATTGTCATGGCCAACGGCGAG GTTGCCACCTCACTATCGGATGGCTCTTACTTCGGTGAGATCTGTCTGCTGACCAATGCGCGTCGTGTGGCCAGCGTGCGAGCCGAAACCTATTGCAATCTATTCTCGTTGAGCGTGGATCATTTCAATTGCGTTCTGGATCAGTATCCGCTGATGCGCAAGACCATGGAGACTGTGGCCGCCGAGCGGTTGAACAAGATTGGCAAGAATCCAAACATAATGCATCAGAAGGACGAGCAGCTGAGCAATCCGGAGTCGAACACGATTACGGCTGTGGTGAATGCCCTGGCTGCCGAGGCGGATGACTGCAAAGATGA TGACATGGATCTCAAGGAGAATTTACTGCATGGGTCAGAGTCGAGCATTGCTGAGCCGGTGCAGACGATACGTGAGGGTCTCCCGAGGCCGCGGAGCGGAGAGTTCCGGGCCCTGTTCGAGGGCAACACTCCATGA
- the Ih gene encoding uncharacterized protein Ih isoform X3, which produces MHVKHTQRRVSGPGAFGTFTNDQRASRDNLCPDSQHQQQQHSHSHQHLVRQSLVSLSNGQPADSVSLLRAGDEQQQHLQQQQQQQQQQQHLQQQHLQQQQRQRSSSSRLSTSGISKQNSGDSRSGLRILDSSHSPVSCGTQSVSSTGGQSALYDACHEYSRSLSAAAAEGAGSLLKSHYSDQQLASQPDPDPDPDPERDRDRDRDRDRDRDRERRHLTNLNLNLNSEYDYSGSDKQQLVNETYIFKCIANSPSFLRTNKIKEQSKKLRNLSLKTRTAKKKGQIISKSNAVSDNSLHPGDKYLNLYLVEKKHSLQPQVASSSSSSPHPQASSAPASSSSTCTRAQQLPALSAVAARQQQLLLNGSLKGKGQGQGQSQGQGQGRQTLPGHRGSVRSEGGSHTIPATGKSPPVPHSLAAKISSSASGSKNCNLLSASSNSCHKLHAHAQGSGAGAGAGSGPGHSHYAAAVSPKSSVSSNGHLNKYCLTDLTRRKAEFNRQLSAPTDYTHHSSSNGSQQEGSSEANEGHEQVGESTITVASAGVAYPHPYSYPYHHASSSATAPANLKASLQLHSFGGHHPCPYPARPTSTSCTNSFNRRHIRRHKGKLGDRLLSGDSEESVRCSYCSVLNVNENDLRISFENTCTDSLVTAFDDEALLICDQGTEMARTKVHFDDVSLYGTPKEEPMPNIPIVSEKVSANFLKSQLQSWFQPTDNRLAMKLFGSRKALVKERIRQKTSGHWVIHPCSSFRFYWDLCMLLLLVANLIILPVAISFFNDDLSTRWIAFNCLSDTIFLIDIVVNFRTGIMQQDNAEQVILDPKLIAKHYLRTWFFLDLISSIPLDYIFLIFNQDFSDSFQILHAGRALRILRLAKLLSLVRLLRLSRLVRYVSQWEEVYILQNLQKKSADRRGRMNRKDKDGLTKSNLILKFLNMASVFMRIFNLICMMLLIGHWSGCLQFLVPMLQGFPSNSWVSINELQESYWLEQYSWALFKAMSHMLCIGYGRFPPQSLTDMWLTMLSMISGATCYALFLGHATNLIQSLDSSRRQYREKVKQVEEYMAYRKLPRDMRQRITEYFEHRYQGKFFDEELILGELSEKLREDVINYNCRSLVASVPFFANADSNFVSDVVTKLKYEVFQPGDIIIKEGTIGTKMYFIQEGVVDIVMANGEVATSLSDGSYFGEICLLTNARRVASVRAETYCNLFSLSVDHFNCVLDQYPLMRKTMETVAAERLNKIGKNPNIMHQKDEQLSNPESNTITAVVNALAAEADDCKDDDMDLKENLLHGSESSIAEPVQTIREGLPRPRSGEFRALFEGNTP; this is translated from the exons ATGCACGTTAAACACACTCAGCGCCGAGTCAGCGGTCCTGGAGCCTTCGGAACCTTTACCAACGATCAACG TGCCAGCCGCGACAACTTGTGCCCGGACAgccagcatcagcagcagcagcactcGCACTCGCACCAGCACTTGGTGCGCCAGTCTCTGGTGAGTCTCAGCAACGGCCAGCCGGCGGACAGCGTATCGCTGCTGCGGGCGGGCGatgagcagcagcaacacctccagcagcagcagcaacagcagcagcagcagcaacatctgcaacagcaacacctgcagcaacagcaaaggcagcgcagcagcagcagtcggCTTTCCACGAGTGGCATCTCCAAGCAGAATTCCGGGGACAGCAGGAGTGGCCTGCGGATCCTCGACAGCAGCCACAGTCCCGTCAGCTGCGGCACCCAGAGCGTGAGCAGCACTGGTGGCCAGTCGGCGCTCTACGATGCCTGCCACGAGTACTCGCGCAGCTTGAGTGCAGCGGCTGCAGAAGGAGCCGGCTCGCTGCTCAAGAGCCACTACAGTGACCAGCAGTTGGCCAGCCAGCCGGATCCAGACCCAGATCCAGATCCGGAAAGGGATAGGGATAGGGATCGGGATAGGGACAGAGATAGAGACAGGGAACGTCGCCACCTGACCAACCTTAATCTCAATCTGAACAGCGAGTACGACTACAGCGGGAGTGACAAGCAGCAACTGGTCAACGAGACATACATCTTCAAGTGCATCGCCAACAGTCCCTCGTTCCTGCGCACCAATAAGATCAAGGAGCAGTCCAAGAAGCTGCGCAATCTCTCCCTGAAAACGCGCACCGCCAAGAAGAAGGGTCAGATCATCTCGAAGTCGAACGCGGTGTCGGATAATTCGCTGCATCCGGGTGACAAGTATCTGAACTTGTATCTGGTGGAGAAGAAACATTCGCTGCAGCCACAGGTGGCCTCCAGTTCGAGTTCCAGCCCGCATCCGCAGGCCTCCTCGGCGCCGGCCAGCTCGTCATCCACCTGCACGAGGGCCCAGCAGTTGCCCGCCTTGTCAGCGGTTGCTGCCCGCCAGCAACAGTTGCTGCTGAACGGATCGCTCAAGGGCAAGGGTCAGGGGCAGGGGCAGAGTCAGGGGCAGGGTCAGGGCCGGCAAACGCTGCCCGGTCATCGGGGATCGGTGAGGAGCGAGGGCGGCAGCCACACCATTCCGGCGACGGGCAAGAGTCCGCCGGTGCCGCACTCGCTGGCGGCCAAGATCAGCAGCTCGGCCAGCGGCAGCAAGAACTGCAATTTGCTCAGCGCCAGCAGCAACTCATGCCACAAGCTGCACGCCCACGCCCAAGGATCGGGAGctggagcaggagcaggatcAGGACCTGGCCACAGTCATTACGCGGCGGCCGTGTCGCCGAAGAGTTCGGTGAGCAGCAACGGACACCTGAACAAGTACTGCCTCACGGACCTCACGCGCCGCAAGGCCGAGTTCAATCGCCAGCTGAGCGCCCCCACGGACTACACGCACCACTCCTCCAGCAACGGGTCGCAGCAGGAGGGCTCCTCGGAGGCCAACGAGGGCCACGAGCAAGTCGGGGAGTCGACCATCACCGTAGCCAGCGCCGGAGTCGCGTATCCGCATCCCTACTCGTACCCCTATCACCAcgcctcctcctcggccacAGCGCCCGCCAATCTCAAGGCGTCGCTGCAGCTGCACAGCTTCGGGGGCCACCACCCGTGTCCTTATCCGGCAAGGCCCACGTCCACGTCGTGCACCAACAGCTTCAACCGGCGCCACATCCGCCGGCACAAGGGCAAGCTCGGCGATCG ACTGCTGAGCGGGGATAGTGAGGAATCGGTACGCTGCTCCTACTGCTCGGTGCTGAATGTGAACGAGAACGACCTGCGAATTTCGTTCGAAAACACCTGCACCGACTCGCTGGTCACCGCTTTCGATGATGAGGCCCTGCTAATATGCGACCAAGGAACCGAAATGGCAAGGACAAAG GTACACTTTGATGACGTGTCGTTGTACGGCACTCCGAAAGAGGAGCCCATGCCCAACATACCGATCGTGTCGGAAAAAGTCTCTGCGAATTTCCTAAAAAGTCAATTGCAATCATGGTTCCAGCCGACGGACAACCGACTGGCCATGAAACTGTTTGGCAGCCGAAAGGCACTGGTCAAGGAGCGCATACGTCAGAAAACTTCCGGGCATTGGGTCATACACCCGTGCAGTTCATTCAG GTTTTACTGGGACCTTTGCATGCTTTTATTATTAGTAGCAAATCTTATTATCCTGCCAGTCGCAATATCATTCTTCAACGATGATCTGAGCACACGATGGATTGCCTTCAACTGCCTAAGTGATACTATTTTTTTAATAGATATTGTAGTCAATTTTAGAACAG GAATTATGCAACAAGACAACGCTGAACAAGTAATATTGGATCCAAAGCTTATAGCTAAACACTATTTAAGAACTTGGTTTTTTCTCGATTTGATTTCGTCGATACCGCTagattatatatttttaattttcaatcaA GATTTCTCTGATTCTTTTCAAATATTGCATGCCGGACGAGCCCTGCGCATCCTGCGCCTGGCCAAGCTGCTCTCCCTGGTGCGACTGCTCCGTCTTTCCCGCCTCGTGCGCTACGTTTCCCAATGGGAGGAGGTCTAT ATTCTGCAGAATCTACAGAAAAAAAGTGCTGATCGCAGAGGGAGAATGAACAGAAAAGACAAAGATGGCTTGACAAAAAGCAACCTAATTCTCAAG TTCCTCAATATGGCCTCGGTCTTCATGAGGATCttcaatttaatttgcatgATGCTCCTGATCGGCCATTGGAGCGGTTGCTTGCAGTTCTTAGTGCCAATGTTGCAGGGTTTTCCATCCAACTCCTGGGTCTCCATCAACGAGTTGCAG GAATCGTACTGGCTGGAGCAGTATTCGTGGGCATTGTTTAAAGCCATGTCGCACATGCTTTGCATAGGCTACGGCAG ATTCCCACCACAATCACTGACAGACATGTGGCTCACGATGCTGTCGATGATATCCGGGGCCACCTGTTACGCATTGTTCCTCGGTCATGCGACCAATCTCATCCAGAGTTTGGACTCAAGCCGGCGCCAGTATCGCGAGAAGGTCAAACAGGTGGAGGAGTATATGGCCTATCGCAAGCTACCACGCGACATGCGACAGCGCATCACGGAATACTTCGAGCATCGGTACCAGGGTAAATTCTTCGATGAAGAGTTGATACTTGGCGAGTTGAGCGAGAAATTGCGCGAGGATGTCATCAACTACAACTGCAG ATCCCTCGTGGCGTCAGTGCCTTTTTTTGCTAATGCCGATTCGAATTTCGTTTCCGACGTAGTTACCAAACTGAAATACGAAGTTTTCCAACCAG GTGATATTATCATAAAGGAGGGTACGATCGGTACTAAGATGTACTTCATACAGGAGGGCGTGGTGGACATTGTCATGGCCAACGGCGAG GTTGCCACCTCACTATCGGATGGCTCTTACTTCGGTGAGATCTGTCTGCTGACCAATGCGCGTCGTGTGGCCAGCGTGCGAGCCGAAACCTATTGCAATCTATTCTCGTTGAGCGTGGATCATTTCAATTGCGTTCTGGATCAGTATCCGCTGATGCGCAAGACCATGGAGACTGTGGCCGCCGAGCGGTTGAACAAGATTGGCAAGAATCCAAACATAATGCATCAGAAGGACGAGCAGCTGAGCAATCCGGAGTCGAACACGATTACGGCTGTGGTGAATGCCCTGGCTGCCGAGGCGGATGACTGCAAAGATGA TGACATGGATCTCAAGGAGAATTTACTGCATGGGTCAGAGTCGAGCATTGCTGAGCCGGTGCAGACGATACGTGAGGGTCTCCCGAGGCCGCGGAGCGGAGAGTTCCGGGCCCTGTTCGAGGGCAACACTCCATGA